The Primulina eburnea isolate SZY01 chromosome 8, ASM2296580v1, whole genome shotgun sequence genome contains a region encoding:
- the LOC140838952 gene encoding uncharacterized mitochondrial protein AtMg00240-like has translation MAGARTFDTPMEQNRKYFTSHELDSSMQQAQRNVPANTLLIDPNEYQRLVAVQSLSQFMHDPKASHMDAAIRVVKYIKRSPDQGILLKPTDSFSITAYCDSDWAACPMTRRSINGYCIKLGASLLSWKS, from the exons ATGGCAGGGGCCAGAACATTTGATACTCCTATGGAGCAGAACAGAAAGTACTTCACTAGCCATGAACTCGATTCAAGTATGCAGCAAGCTCAAAGAAATGTTCCTGCAAATACTTTGTTGATTGACCCGAATGAATATCAGCGCCTCGTTG CGGTTCAATCTCTCAGCCAGTTCATGCATGATCCGAAGGCATCTCACATGGATGCTGCCATTCGAGTTGTTAAGTACATTAAAAGAAGCCCCGACCAGGGAATTCTGTTGAAACCTACTGATTCTTTTTCCATTACAGCATACTGTGATTCAGATTGGGCTGCTTGCCCCATGACTCGTCGTTCAATTAATGGTTATTGTATTAAACTAGGGGCATCACTCTTATCTTGGAAGTCCTAG
- the LOC140837760 gene encoding uncharacterized protein has product MAESLRALSPFTEHNLVRETLSFLSSDPLFLTFFTFYAVILLYFPSLFLSFALSPVLISTALLLLSLLRFGAAAQNPVPQETEATHGGPDCSEFNPIETRSLFFDDQGRTRMPCVSVANAKHEFVPSPYFTDSFVEWDVRAPLEVIYEECEGQEAEEDEAVSLEKGESQMNDLQRYASLSFFYPESDTDNSSEGDSTAICESPENLFFRWEDEDDRDGLIEITLDEKRMGEVDEDNLIEIDLSTVR; this is encoded by the coding sequence ATGGCGGAAAGTTTAAGAGCTCTGAGTCCCTTTACAGAGCACAATTTGGTTAGGGAGACGCTTTCTTTTCTCTCCTCGGATCCTCTCTTCTTGACCTTCTTCACTTTTTACGCTGTCATCCTCCTTTACTTCCCATCTCTTTTCCTCAGCTTCGCGCTCTCTCCGGTGCTTATTTCCACCGCACTTCTCTTGCTTTCACTCCTTAGATTCGGCGCCGCAGCCCAAAACCCCGTTCCGCAGGAAACAGAAGCCACTCATGGTGGCCCCGATTGCTCGGAATTCAATCCCATTGAAACAAGATCGCTGTTTTTTGATGATCAGGGCCGTACGAGGATGCCATGCGTATCGGTTGCAAACGCGAAGCATGAGTTTGTTCCGAGCCCTTATTTTACAGATTCTTTCGTTGAGTGGGACGTCAGGGCGCCGCTGGAGGTCATATACGAAGAGTGCGAAGGCCAAGAGGCGGAGGAAGACGAAGCCGTCTCTCTGGAGAAGGGAGAATCCCAGATGAATGACTTACAGAGATACGCGTCTCTGTCGTTTTTCTACCCAGAGTCTGACACTGACAATTCGTCGGAAGGGGATTCCACCGCCATCTGCGAGTCGCCGGAGAATTTGTTCTTCCGGTGGGAAGATGAGGACGATAGAGACGGTTTGATCGAGATCACCCTCGACGAGAAGAGGATGGGCGAGGTTGATGAAGATAACCTGATCGAGATTGATCTCTCGACGGTGAGATAG
- the LOC140838953 gene encoding glutathione S-transferase T3-like: MDYIIHNPPIENEPPTPTFVPETQLSDRETRVDLENVQNADVDVEGMKKRIIWKKEEDELLARSYVTMSDDPVIGNDQKGNDFWRRVADYYNDNRPAGSSRRALNVIRSHWHNTIQKKVNRFNANYNSVYNTYRSGHSDEDILWFAYEKYRDENNGVAFNLEHVWRIMKTRPLFSPQSDDHLVGTKKARISESGASNTSSNKVASIDLDINEEEIRPIGQKAAKKRYDSLFESFTQYTDIKKNESEWKQKELAIEEMKAKAALNKSEAKKSKYLLKQYEILSKDTSQMTPKQLIVHEHLCDQIREKWNM; the protein is encoded by the exons ATGGATTATATAATCCACAATCCACCAATCGAAAACGAGCCGCCAACTCCTACGTTTGTCCCAGAGACTCAGTTGTCCGACCGTGAAACACGAGTTGATCTCGAAAATGTGCAAAATGCTGATGTAGATGTTGAGGGTATGAAGAAGCGAATAATATGGAAAAAGGAGGAAGACGAGCTACTAGCGAGATCGTATGTCACAATGAGTGATGACCCAGTCATCGGCAATGATCAGAAGGGGAATGATTTCTGGAGACGTGTTGCGGACTACTACAATGACAATCGTCCCGCCGGTTCATCTCGGAGAGCTTTAAACGTGATTCGATCTCATTGGCACAATACCATCCAAAAAAAGGTAAATCGCTTCAACGCAAATTATAATAGTGTTTACAATACTTATCGAAGCGGCCATAGTGATGAAGACATATTGTGGTTTGCATATGAAAAATATCGTGATGAAAATAATGGAGTTGCATTTAATCTGGAGCATGTGTGGAGAATCATGAAAACACGTCCACTGTTTAGTCCACAGTCCGATGATCACTTGGTTGGTACAAAGAAAGCGAGAATCTCAGAGTCGGGGGCTAGCAACACCTCATCGAACAAAGTTGCGagtattgatttagatataAATGAAGAAGAGATTCGTCCAATTGGTCAAAAAGCCGCAAAAAAAAG ATATGACAGTTTGTTCGAAAGTTTTACTCAGTATACAGACATAAAGAAGAACGAATCTGAATGGAAACAAAAAGAACTTGCAATAGAGGAGATGAAAGCGAAAGCGGCTTTGAACAAATCTGAAGCTAAAAAGAGCAAATATTTGCTTAAGCAATACGAAATCCTTTCGAAAGACACTTCACAAATGACGCCGAAGCAGCTTATAGTTCATGAACATCTGTGTGACCAAATTAGAGAGAAATGGAATATGTAA